A DNA window from Myxococcota bacterium contains the following coding sequences:
- a CDS encoding HAD family phosphatase, with the protein MTIEVVIFDLGGVVLGSPLHAIAAYETETGLPAGFVNRVVVDTGAEGAWGRLERGKLSLEAFIPAFESDCAAAGERIDARTMMERMAEASKPREAMLDAIARIRSNGLRAAALTNNWASEERDDGTRALRSHFDAFFESSVLGLQKPDPAIYQHACQELGVAPAAAVFLDDIGRNLKTARQLGMTTIKVDQPGQALGELESVLGFSLQA; encoded by the coding sequence GTGACGATCGAAGTCGTGATCTTCGATCTGGGCGGCGTGGTCCTCGGCTCGCCGCTCCACGCGATCGCCGCCTACGAGACCGAGACGGGGTTGCCTGCCGGCTTCGTGAATCGCGTGGTCGTGGACACGGGAGCCGAAGGCGCCTGGGGACGTCTCGAACGCGGCAAGCTCTCGCTCGAGGCGTTCATCCCCGCCTTCGAATCCGATTGCGCCGCCGCGGGTGAACGGATCGACGCGCGCACGATGATGGAACGCATGGCGGAAGCTTCGAAGCCGCGCGAGGCCATGCTCGATGCGATCGCACGGATCCGGTCGAACGGCCTGCGCGCCGCGGCGCTCACCAACAACTGGGCGTCCGAAGAGCGCGACGACGGGACGCGGGCCCTGCGCTCGCACTTCGACGCCTTCTTCGAGTCGAGCGTGCTGGGTCTCCAGAAGCCGGACCCCGCGATCTACCAACACGCCTGTCAGGAGCTGGGCGTCGCCCCGGCGGCCGCCGTGTTCCTGGACGACATCGGGCGGAACCTGAAGACCGCCCGGCAGCTCGGCATGACGACGATCAAGGTCGACCAGCCCGGCCAGGCCCTGGGCGAGCTCGAGAGCGTCCTCGGCTTCTCGCTCCAGGCCTGA
- a CDS encoding SMP-30/gluconolactonase/LRE family protein: MNRTSALAALAAGLISFGCASVEPITGCDPVGDVTPLCGYQNPEDLALLPDGRSVLVSEYGGMDGEHQGLLSRLDLETGERHPLYAGGGNGEARWGDPACEGPLEALTPHGLDLSERSDGRLQLLVVQHHQRESVEFFEVGRDAAGEWQVAWRGCVEPPEGSWLNEVVGRPDGSFFASHMMPKGSAGRFFAMVSGALFGADTGHVWEWTPSNGFRAVPGTDAGFPNGVEVSPDGRHLFVNASLGGQVARVNLESGEVEGHAEVPTPDNLTWGPDGRLWVASLRPESVTDTLACDEITDGACPLAFAIVAIDPETLQTENLYVSDDTTPGGAGTVGLWVPGGDILVGTFAGDRILRVDRDAAPSAP, encoded by the coding sequence ATGAACCGAACCTCCGCGCTCGCCGCCCTCGCGGCAGGACTGATCTCATTCGGCTGCGCCAGCGTCGAGCCCATCACCGGCTGCGATCCGGTCGGCGACGTGACCCCGCTGTGCGGCTACCAGAACCCGGAAGACCTGGCGCTCCTGCCCGACGGACGCAGTGTCCTGGTCAGCGAGTACGGGGGGATGGATGGCGAGCACCAGGGTTTGCTCAGCCGCCTCGACCTCGAGACGGGAGAGCGCCACCCGCTCTACGCGGGCGGCGGAAACGGCGAGGCGCGCTGGGGCGACCCCGCCTGCGAAGGCCCGCTCGAGGCGCTCACGCCCCATGGCCTAGACCTGTCGGAGCGCAGTGACGGACGGCTGCAGCTGCTCGTCGTCCAGCACCATCAGCGAGAGTCGGTCGAGTTCTTCGAAGTCGGACGCGACGCCGCGGGCGAGTGGCAGGTCGCCTGGCGCGGCTGCGTGGAACCGCCCGAGGGCAGCTGGCTCAACGAGGTGGTGGGGCGACCCGACGGGAGCTTCTTCGCCAGCCACATGATGCCCAAGGGAAGCGCGGGACGGTTCTTCGCGATGGTGAGCGGGGCGCTCTTCGGCGCCGACACCGGTCACGTATGGGAATGGACGCCGAGCAACGGGTTTCGGGCCGTCCCGGGCACCGACGCGGGCTTCCCGAATGGCGTCGAGGTCTCGCCCGACGGCCGGCACCTGTTCGTGAACGCTTCGCTGGGCGGCCAGGTCGCGCGCGTGAATCTCGAGAGCGGCGAAGTCGAAGGCCATGCCGAGGTGCCCACGCCGGACAACCTCACCTGGGGTCCCGACGGCCGCCTCTGGGTGGCCTCGCTGCGACCCGAGTCGGTGACCGACACCCTCGCCTGCGACGAGATCACCGACGGTGCATGCCCTCTCGCCTTCGCGATCGTCGCCATCGACCCGGAGACCCTGCAGACCGAAAACCTCTATGTCAGCGACGACACCACGCCCGGCGGCGCCGGCACGGTCGGACTCTGGGTCCCCGGCGGCGACATCCTGGTCGGCACCTTCGCCGGCGATCGCATCCTGCGCGTCGATCGCGACGCAGCGCCGAGCGCGCCGTGA
- the rarD gene encoding EamA family transporter RarD, translating into MSPAPRNDPGPTPSPRAEGALYAIGAYLIWGVTPAFWKPLSHLGAWELTAWRALFSVGVGLLLVVAFGQLRELGRALRTPKTVLPIAGAALLISINWLVFLYSVETDRVSHTSLGYYVNPLMSVALGFLLLGERLRPAQSVAVAIATAGVLWWTWQLGGLPWISAALAGSFALYGLVQRLASVPPIVGFAGEMLCLAPVAIAYLWWVPEGPWVFPADTWGTSVWIALSGVVTAAPLVLFANAARRLPLVMIGVFQYIAPTLALLLAVLAYAEPFTWKHAGTFVCVWIALAIFTFDSFRTLRRSPGPPASPATQESA; encoded by the coding sequence GTGTCCCCCGCGCCCCGAAACGATCCCGGCCCGACCCCCTCCCCGCGCGCCGAAGGCGCGCTCTACGCCATCGGCGCCTATCTCATCTGGGGGGTCACCCCCGCCTTCTGGAAACCGCTCAGCCATCTGGGCGCCTGGGAGCTGACGGCCTGGCGGGCGCTCTTCTCGGTCGGGGTCGGGCTGCTCCTGGTCGTGGCCTTCGGACAGCTTCGCGAACTCGGGCGCGCCCTCCGCACGCCGAAGACGGTGCTGCCCATCGCCGGCGCTGCGCTGTTGATCTCGATCAACTGGCTGGTGTTCCTCTACTCGGTCGAGACCGACCGTGTCAGTCACACGAGCCTCGGCTACTACGTGAACCCGCTGATGAGCGTCGCGCTGGGCTTCCTGTTGCTCGGCGAGCGCCTGCGTCCGGCCCAGAGTGTCGCGGTTGCGATCGCGACCGCGGGCGTCCTCTGGTGGACCTGGCAGCTCGGGGGCCTGCCCTGGATCTCCGCCGCCCTCGCCGGCTCCTTCGCGCTGTACGGACTCGTCCAACGGCTGGCGTCGGTGCCGCCGATCGTCGGCTTCGCCGGGGAGATGCTGTGCCTCGCGCCCGTCGCGATCGCGTACCTCTGGTGGGTACCCGAGGGCCCGTGGGTATTCCCCGCAGACACCTGGGGAACGTCGGTTTGGATCGCCCTCTCGGGCGTCGTGACCGCCGCACCCCTCGTGCTCTTCGCGAACGCCGCCCGGCGGCTTCCGCTCGTCATGATCGGCGTATTCCAGTACATCGCTCCGACCCTCGCACTGCTGCTCGCCGTGCTCGCGTACGCAGAGCCCTTCACCTGGAAGCACGCCGGTACCTTCGTGTGCGTCTGGATCGCGCTGGCGATCTTCACTTTCGACTCGTTCCGGACGCTGCGGCGTTCACCGGGCCCTCCAGCGAGCCCGGCCACCCAGGAATCGGCATGA